The Saccharopolyspora gloriosae genome has a segment encoding these proteins:
- a CDS encoding SAM-dependent methyltransferase codes for MELPRGADISKSSASRIYDYGLGGSHNFEVDRRVLDEIKKIFPATPQPARDNRAFLGRAVRHCRRAGIRQFLDLGSGMPTVGNVHEIAQRADPGARVVYVDIDPVAVAYSRSLLGDDPNTIVLQADMREPETILTDPDALALLDFDEPVAVLMVAMTHYLTDEDDPAGVLAAYRKVMRPGSFLVFSHMTADDYPEVHRTAEAFNAGGSEQLVLRSREEITGLLADFEFVEPGLVYPADWRPDGLLADGHDPSRAACYAAVATLRD; via the coding sequence GTGGAGCTGCCCAGGGGCGCCGACATCAGCAAGTCGAGCGCGTCTCGGATCTACGACTACGGTCTCGGCGGTTCGCACAACTTCGAGGTCGACCGCAGGGTCCTCGACGAGATCAAGAAGATCTTCCCCGCTACGCCGCAGCCCGCGCGGGACAACCGCGCCTTCCTCGGCCGCGCCGTGCGGCATTGCAGGCGGGCCGGAATCCGGCAGTTCCTCGACCTGGGATCCGGCATGCCGACCGTCGGCAACGTGCACGAGATCGCGCAGCGCGCCGACCCCGGGGCGCGGGTCGTGTACGTGGACATCGACCCGGTCGCCGTCGCCTACAGCCGATCGCTGCTCGGCGATGATCCGAACACCATCGTGCTGCAGGCCGACATGCGCGAGCCGGAGACGATCCTCACCGATCCGGACGCGCTGGCGCTGCTGGACTTCGACGAGCCGGTCGCGGTGCTGATGGTGGCCATGACGCACTACCTGACCGACGAGGACGATCCGGCCGGAGTGCTCGCGGCCTACCGGAAGGTGATGCGGCCCGGCTCGTTCCTGGTGTTCTCGCACATGACGGCCGACGACTACCCCGAGGTGCACCGCACGGCGGAGGCGTTCAACGCGGGCGGTTCGGAGCAGCTGGTGCTGCGTTCCCGCGAGGAGATCACCGGGTTGCTGGCCGATTTCGAGTTCGTCGAGCCCGGTCTGGTCTACCCGGCGGACTGGCGCCCGGACGGTCTCCTCGCGGACGGCCACGACCCGTCCCGCGCCGCCTGCTATGCCGCAGTGGCGACCTTGCGCGACTGA
- a CDS encoding ribonuclease domain-containing protein, which translates to MKISSKAMNVLLAGLLAVAGLFGVSAAAVAAAPATAQTQQIAAACGDTSEFTPVDLSALPAEATDTVNLIKQGGPYPYPQDDQTFSNREGILPDCAEGYYKEYTVETPGSDDRGARRFVVGAEGEFFYTEDHYESFSITNIEA; encoded by the coding sequence ATGAAGATCTCGTCGAAAGCCATGAACGTCCTGTTGGCCGGGCTGCTCGCCGTCGCGGGCCTGTTCGGGGTCTCCGCCGCCGCGGTGGCCGCCGCTCCGGCCACCGCCCAGACCCAGCAGATCGCCGCCGCCTGCGGCGACACCTCCGAGTTCACCCCGGTGGACCTCTCGGCGCTGCCCGCTGAGGCCACCGACACCGTGAACCTGATCAAGCAGGGTGGCCCGTACCCGTACCCGCAGGACGACCAGACCTTCTCGAACCGCGAAGGCATCCTGCCGGACTGCGCCGAGGGCTACTACAAGGAGTACACCGTCGAGACGCCCGGCAGCGACGACCGCGGTGCCCGCCGCTTCGTCGTCGGCGCTGAGGGCGAGTTCTTCTACACCGAGGACCACTACGAGAGCTTCTCCATCACGAACATCGAAGCCTGA
- a CDS encoding DAK2 domain-containing protein, translating to MVGSPEALPEFGAEAARRWARESVAALAQDRAALDRINVYPVADGDTGTNLLHTMRSALAAVEPEHSAASPLGEVLTALAEGALAGARGNSGMLLSQVLRGVAEQLRDAMAMDGPALRAALHHADRLARDAIAEPADGTMLSVLHAAAEGAAATSGSAGLGEPVRAATLAAISALERTTAQLPALAEAGVVDAGGRGLVVLLDALHSVVHGVRLAPEPPTGRIDFPAEHGGYAYEVMYLLADAEPSGVDRLRIALAEFGDCVSVVGDGAGAWAVHVHCDDIGGAIEAGIETGRPSRIRVQRFADQTAAHPVGHAILACVAGDELAELFRAEGAEVFALNPADPSVPELVAAIEGTRAAHVVLLPNGETITESAELAAKRAVRDGRDVVVVPTASPVQGLAALAVHDPSRRSPDDAVVMAEAAAATRRGELRIAESEALTWSGRCVPGDVLGLVDGEVVLMGRDFLAVARDLVDRMLAAGGELVTVLVGDDTPDPVPRQLVDYLAKHRPEVECVCYPAGGSSAALLLGVE from the coding sequence GTGGTGGGAAGTCCGGAGGCGCTGCCGGAGTTCGGCGCGGAAGCCGCGCGCCGGTGGGCGCGTGAGTCGGTGGCGGCACTGGCGCAAGATCGTGCCGCGCTCGACCGGATCAACGTGTACCCGGTGGCGGACGGGGACACCGGGACGAACCTGCTGCACACGATGCGTTCGGCGCTGGCGGCGGTGGAGCCGGAGCACTCGGCGGCGAGCCCGCTGGGCGAGGTGCTCACGGCGCTCGCCGAGGGTGCGCTGGCAGGGGCGCGCGGCAACTCCGGGATGTTGCTGTCCCAGGTGCTGCGCGGAGTGGCGGAGCAGCTGCGGGACGCGATGGCGATGGACGGCCCCGCGTTGCGCGCCGCGTTGCACCATGCGGACCGGCTCGCCAGGGACGCCATCGCGGAGCCCGCGGACGGCACGATGCTGTCGGTGCTGCACGCGGCGGCCGAAGGAGCCGCCGCAACGTCGGGAAGCGCCGGTCTGGGGGAGCCCGTGCGAGCGGCCACGCTGGCGGCGATCAGCGCGTTGGAGCGCACCACCGCTCAGCTGCCCGCGTTGGCGGAGGCGGGAGTCGTGGACGCGGGCGGTCGCGGACTGGTGGTGCTGCTCGACGCGTTGCACTCGGTGGTGCACGGAGTGCGACTCGCGCCGGAACCGCCGACCGGCCGCATCGATTTCCCCGCGGAGCACGGCGGATACGCCTACGAGGTGATGTACCTGCTCGCGGACGCTGAACCGAGCGGAGTGGACCGGCTGCGCATCGCGCTGGCGGAGTTCGGCGACTGCGTGTCCGTGGTCGGCGACGGCGCCGGCGCGTGGGCCGTGCACGTGCATTGCGACGACATCGGCGGCGCCATCGAGGCGGGCATCGAAACCGGCAGGCCCAGTCGCATCCGGGTGCAGCGGTTCGCCGACCAGACCGCCGCACACCCCGTGGGACACGCGATCCTGGCCTGCGTCGCGGGTGATGAGCTCGCCGAGCTGTTCCGCGCGGAGGGCGCCGAGGTGTTCGCGCTGAACCCGGCGGATCCGTCGGTGCCGGAACTGGTCGCGGCGATCGAGGGGACCCGTGCGGCGCACGTCGTGCTGCTGCCCAACGGCGAGACGATCACCGAATCCGCGGAGCTGGCCGCGAAGCGCGCCGTCCGGGACGGCCGGGACGTCGTGGTCGTGCCCACCGCCTCCCCGGTCCAGGGCTTGGCGGCGCTGGCCGTGCACGATCCCTCGCGGCGCAGTCCGGATGACGCGGTGGTGATGGCGGAGGCCGCGGCGGCGACCCGGCGCGGCGAACTGCGCATCGCCGAGTCGGAGGCGTTGACCTGGTCGGGCCGCTGCGTTCCCGGTGACGTGCTGGGCCTGGTGGACGGCGAGGTCGTGCTGATGGGGCGGGATTTCCTCGCGGTGGCACGGGATCTGGTGGATCGGATGCTCGCGGCGGGCGGCGAACTGGTGACGGTCCTGGTGGGCGATGACACTCCCGATCCGGTGCCGCGGCAGCTGGTCGACTACTTGGCCAAGCACCGCCCTGAGGTGGAGTGCGTCTGCTACCCGGCGGGCGGATCGTCGGCCGCGCTGCTGCTGGGCGTCGAGTAG
- the rsmD gene encoding 16S rRNA (guanine(966)-N(2))-methyltransferase RsmD translates to MTRIVAGSAGGRRIEVPPRGTRPTSDRVREAVFSALEAAVDLDGARVLDLYGGSGALGFEALSRGAEHVAFVEADRRAAQTIRRNATGLGFRAVAIEQAKAETALATPPAEPYDLVLADPPYDLDPARLAQVLQALATGGWTAPGGLVVLEQSTRSGDPAWPAPLMPDRTRRYGDTAVHWAFHDEETVPETEAR, encoded by the coding sequence GTGACGCGGATCGTGGCAGGCAGTGCGGGAGGCCGTCGGATCGAGGTGCCGCCGCGTGGGACCCGCCCCACCTCGGACCGGGTCCGCGAGGCCGTGTTCAGCGCGCTCGAAGCGGCCGTGGATCTCGACGGCGCCCGGGTGCTCGACCTCTACGGCGGCTCCGGAGCGCTCGGTTTCGAAGCGCTGTCCCGAGGCGCGGAGCACGTCGCCTTCGTCGAAGCCGACCGGCGAGCCGCGCAGACCATCCGCCGCAACGCCACCGGCCTCGGATTCCGCGCCGTCGCGATCGAACAGGCGAAGGCCGAGACCGCGCTGGCGACCCCGCCCGCCGAGCCCTACGACTTGGTGCTCGCCGACCCGCCCTACGACCTCGACCCGGCGCGACTGGCCCAGGTGCTGCAGGCGCTGGCCACCGGCGGCTGGACCGCGCCCGGCGGCCTCGTCGTCCTCGAACAGTCGACCCGCAGCGGCGACCCGGCATGGCCCGCGCCGCTCATGCCCGACCGCACCCGCCGCTACGGCGACACCGCCGTGCACTGGGCTTTCCACGACGAGGAAACAGTCCCGGAGACCGAAGCCCGGTAG
- a CDS encoding L,D-transpeptidase codes for MRYVNKRFARVATVAALVAGGALTGTAAYADAGDVTPCQATAKACVDLSSKQAWLQENGTGVYGPVPLTAGMVGSETPVGTHQVLWKDADHRSGEFDNAPMPNAVFFTKTGVAFHEGSLEQESNGCVHLSTTAAKKFFDSLNPGDEVQVVQ; via the coding sequence ATGCGCTACGTGAACAAGCGTTTCGCCAGGGTGGCCACCGTGGCCGCCCTGGTCGCCGGGGGCGCGCTCACCGGTACCGCCGCCTACGCGGACGCCGGCGACGTGACGCCGTGCCAGGCGACCGCGAAGGCCTGCGTGGACCTGTCGTCCAAGCAAGCCTGGTTGCAGGAGAACGGCACGGGCGTCTACGGCCCGGTGCCGCTGACCGCCGGGATGGTGGGCTCGGAAACACCGGTCGGGACCCACCAGGTGCTGTGGAAGGACGCGGACCACCGCAGCGGCGAGTTCGACAACGCACCCATGCCGAACGCGGTGTTCTTCACCAAGACCGGGGTCGCCTTCCACGAAGGCAGCCTCGAGCAGGAGTCCAACGGCTGCGTGCACCTGTCCACGACCGCGGCCAAGAAGTTCTTCGACTCGCTCAACCCGGGCGACGAGGTCCAAGTCGTGCAGTGA
- a CDS encoding GNAT family N-acetyltransferase gives MTSPVIRRAAEADLNAIVDLLADDPLGRTRERPGDPAYAAAFAAIDADPNQLLTVAELDGEVAGTLQLTFIPGLSHAGATRAQLEAVRVRTDLRGGGLGRELVVWAVEQARRRGASIVQLTSNASRERAHRFYERLGFESSHVGMKLDLRD, from the coding sequence GTGACATCTCCCGTTATCCGGCGAGCCGCCGAAGCCGACCTGAACGCGATCGTCGACCTGCTCGCCGACGATCCCCTCGGACGCACCAGGGAACGCCCCGGAGATCCCGCGTACGCCGCCGCGTTCGCCGCGATCGACGCAGACCCGAACCAGCTGCTCACCGTCGCCGAACTCGACGGCGAGGTCGCGGGCACCCTGCAACTGACCTTCATCCCCGGCCTCTCCCACGCGGGCGCCACCCGCGCGCAGCTGGAGGCGGTGCGCGTGCGGACGGACCTGCGCGGCGGCGGGCTCGGCAGGGAACTCGTGGTGTGGGCGGTCGAGCAGGCCCGGCGGCGGGGCGCGTCGATCGTGCAGCTCACCAGCAACGCGTCACGGGAGCGGGCGCACCGCTTCTACGAGCGGCTGGGCTTCGAGAGCAGCCACGTCGGCATGAAGCTCGACCTGCGCGACTAG
- a CDS encoding pyruvate carboxylase: MFRKVLVANRGEIAIRAFRAGYELGAGTVAVFPHEDRNSLHRLKADESYEIGEPGHPVRAYLSVEEIIKAAQTAGADAIYPGYGFLSENPDLAKACHDAGITFVGPTHDILEMTGNKATAVAAAREAGVPVLDSSAPSADIDELMSVAESIQFPVFVKAVAGGGGRGMRRVGEYGALREALEAAMREAESAFGDPTVILEQAVVNPRHIEVQILADGEGNVIHLYERDCSVQRRHQKVIEIAPAPNLDPELRERICADAVAFARKIGYVNAGTVEFLVDEQGRHVFIEMNPRIQVEHTVTEEVTDADLVQSQLRIAAGETLADLGMTQDEVRLRGAALQCRITTEDPTNGFRPDTGMISAYRSPGGAGIRLDGGTAFAGTSISAHFDSMLVKLSCRGRNFPTAVARARRALAEFRIRGVATNIPFLQAVLEDDDFAGGRVTTSFIEQRPHLLTARHSADRGTRLLNYLADVTVNQPNGARPTVPDPVFKLPEVDLAAPAPQGSKQRLTELGPEGFARWLRESDAVGVTETTFRDAHQSLLATRVRSKDLLAVAPHVARMTPELLSLECWGGATYDVALRFLAEDPWERLAKLREAVPNICLQMLLRGRNTVGYTPYPTEMTEHFVQEATDTGIDIFRIFDALNDVEQMRPAIRAVRDTGKSVAEVALCYTGDLLDPAEKIYTLDYYLRLAEQIVEAGAHVLAIKDMAGLLRAPAAAELVTALRREFELPVHLHTHDTPGGQLATYLAAVQSGVDAVDGASASLAGTTSQPALSSVVAATDHTDRATGLDLRAVCDLEPYWESVRKIYQPFEAGLAAPTGRVYRHEIPGGQLSNLRTQAVALGLGDKFEEIEAMYEAADRILGRLVKVTPSSKVVGDLALHLVGAGVDPADFEAEPRRFDIPDSVIGFLQGELGEPPAGWPEPFRTRALEGRTGERKLAELTAEDRTGLVEDRRGTLNRLLFAKPTKEFTEHREAFGDTSLLRSKDFFYGLRPGEEYSVDLDQGVRLLIGLEAISEADERGIRTVMAILNGQLRPIQVRDRSVATDLPVAEKADRGSPGHVPSPFAGVVTLAVSEGDEVSSGQTIATIEAMKMEAAITAPQAGRVKRVAIGQVQQVEGGDLIIEIG; the protein is encoded by the coding sequence ATGTTTCGCAAGGTCCTCGTCGCCAACCGTGGCGAAATCGCGATTCGAGCCTTCCGCGCGGGCTATGAGCTCGGCGCGGGCACCGTCGCGGTGTTCCCGCACGAAGACCGCAACTCGTTGCACCGCTTGAAGGCCGACGAGTCCTACGAGATCGGCGAGCCCGGACATCCCGTCCGCGCCTACCTGTCGGTCGAAGAGATCATCAAAGCGGCGCAGACCGCGGGCGCAGACGCGATCTATCCGGGTTACGGCTTCCTGTCGGAGAACCCGGACCTCGCCAAGGCGTGCCACGACGCGGGCATCACCTTCGTCGGCCCCACCCACGACATCCTCGAGATGACGGGGAACAAGGCCACGGCCGTCGCCGCCGCGCGCGAAGCGGGCGTGCCGGTGCTGGACTCCTCGGCGCCGTCGGCGGACATCGACGAGCTCATGTCGGTCGCCGAGTCCATCCAGTTCCCCGTGTTCGTCAAGGCCGTCGCCGGTGGCGGCGGACGCGGCATGCGCCGGGTCGGCGAGTACGGCGCGCTGCGCGAAGCCCTCGAAGCCGCGATGCGCGAAGCGGAATCCGCCTTCGGCGACCCGACGGTGATCCTGGAACAGGCCGTGGTGAATCCGCGGCACATCGAGGTGCAGATCCTCGCCGACGGCGAGGGCAACGTGATCCACCTCTACGAGCGGGACTGCTCGGTGCAGCGGCGGCACCAGAAGGTCATCGAGATCGCCCCTGCGCCGAACCTCGATCCTGAGCTGCGCGAACGCATCTGCGCCGACGCGGTCGCCTTCGCCCGCAAGATCGGCTACGTCAACGCGGGGACCGTCGAGTTCCTCGTCGACGAGCAGGGCAGGCACGTGTTCATCGAGATGAACCCGCGCATCCAGGTCGAGCACACCGTCACCGAAGAGGTGACCGACGCCGACCTCGTGCAGTCGCAGCTGCGCATCGCCGCCGGTGAGACGCTCGCCGACCTCGGCATGACGCAGGACGAGGTGCGGCTGCGCGGCGCCGCGCTGCAATGCCGCATCACCACCGAGGACCCCACCAACGGTTTCCGCCCGGACACCGGCATGATCAGCGCCTACCGCTCACCGGGCGGCGCGGGCATCCGGCTCGACGGCGGCACCGCGTTCGCGGGCACGAGCATCAGCGCGCACTTCGACTCGATGCTGGTGAAGCTGTCCTGTCGTGGCCGGAACTTCCCGACCGCGGTGGCCAGGGCGCGGCGCGCGCTCGCCGAGTTCCGCATCCGCGGCGTCGCCACGAACATCCCGTTCCTGCAGGCGGTCCTCGAAGACGACGACTTCGCGGGCGGCCGTGTCACGACCTCGTTCATCGAGCAGCGCCCGCATCTGCTCACGGCGCGGCACTCCGCCGACCGCGGCACTCGGCTGCTGAACTACCTCGCCGACGTCACCGTGAACCAGCCGAACGGGGCGCGGCCCACCGTTCCCGACCCGGTGTTCAAACTGCCCGAGGTCGATCTGGCGGCGCCGGCCCCGCAGGGCTCCAAGCAGCGGCTCACCGAGCTCGGACCGGAGGGTTTCGCGCGCTGGCTGCGGGAATCCGACGCCGTGGGCGTCACCGAGACCACCTTCCGCGACGCCCACCAGTCGCTGCTGGCGACGCGCGTGCGCAGCAAGGACCTGCTGGCCGTGGCCCCGCACGTGGCGCGGATGACGCCGGAGCTGCTGTCGCTGGAATGCTGGGGCGGCGCCACTTACGACGTGGCGCTGCGCTTCCTGGCCGAGGACCCGTGGGAGCGGCTGGCGAAGCTGCGCGAGGCGGTACCGAACATCTGCCTGCAGATGCTGCTGCGCGGCCGCAACACCGTCGGCTACACGCCCTATCCCACCGAGATGACCGAGCACTTCGTGCAGGAGGCCACCGACACCGGCATCGACATCTTCCGGATCTTCGACGCGCTCAACGACGTCGAGCAGATGCGCCCGGCGATCCGCGCCGTGCGCGACACCGGGAAGTCCGTGGCCGAGGTGGCGCTCTGCTACACCGGTGATCTGCTGGACCCGGCGGAGAAGATCTACACGCTGGACTACTACCTGCGGTTGGCGGAGCAGATCGTCGAAGCAGGCGCGCACGTGCTGGCGATCAAGGACATGGCCGGTCTGCTGCGCGCCCCGGCCGCCGCGGAGCTGGTCACCGCGTTGCGCCGCGAGTTCGAGCTGCCGGTGCACCTGCACACCCACGACACGCCCGGCGGGCAGCTGGCGACCTACCTGGCCGCCGTGCAGTCCGGGGTGGACGCTGTCGACGGGGCCTCGGCTTCGCTGGCGGGCACCACCTCGCAACCGGCGCTGTCCTCGGTGGTCGCCGCCACCGACCACACCGACCGCGCCACCGGACTTGACCTGCGCGCGGTCTGCGACCTGGAGCCGTACTGGGAGTCGGTGCGCAAGATCTACCAGCCGTTCGAGGCGGGCCTGGCCGCGCCGACCGGCCGCGTGTACCGGCACGAGATCCCCGGCGGCCAGCTGTCGAACCTGCGCACGCAGGCCGTCGCGCTCGGCCTGGGCGACAAGTTCGAAGAGATCGAAGCCATGTACGAGGCGGCGGACCGCATCCTCGGCAGGCTGGTGAAGGTCACCCCGTCCTCCAAGGTCGTCGGTGACCTGGCGCTGCACCTGGTCGGAGCCGGGGTCGACCCCGCCGACTTCGAGGCCGAGCCGCGCCGGTTCGACATTCCGGACTCGGTCATCGGCTTCCTGCAAGGGGAACTCGGTGAGCCGCCCGCCGGTTGGCCGGAGCCGTTCCGGACCCGGGCGCTCGAAGGCCGCACCGGTGAGCGCAAGCTCGCCGAGCTCACCGCGGAGGACCGCACCGGGCTGGTCGAGGATCGGCGCGGCACCCTCAACCGGTTGCTGTTCGCCAAGCCGACCAAGGAGTTCACCGAGCACCGCGAGGCGTTCGGGGACACGTCGCTGCTGCGCAGCAAGGACTTCTTCTACGGGCTGCGCCCCGGCGAGGAGTACTCCGTGGACCTCGACCAGGGCGTGCGGCTGCTCATCGGGCTGGAGGCGATCAGCGAGGCCGATGAGCGGGGCATTCGCACGGTGATGGCGATCTTGAACGGGCAGCTGCGGCCGATCCAGGTGCGGGACCGTTCGGTGGCCACGGATCTGCCGGTGGCGGAGAAGGCCGACCGCGGCAGCCCCGGCCACGTTCCGTCGCCGTTCGCCGGTGTCGTCACGCTCGCGGTGTCCGAGGGCGACGAGGTGAGCTCCGGGCAGACCATCGCGACGATCGAGGCGATGAAGATGGAGGCCGCGATCACCGCCCCGCAGGCGGGCCGGGTGAAGCGCGTGGCCATCGGCCAGGTGCAGCAGGTGGAAGGCGGCGACCTGATCATCGAGATCGGCTGA
- the coaD gene encoding pantetheine-phosphate adenylyltransferase, with product MRRAVCPGSYDPATNGHLDIIERAAGLFDEVVVAVLVNKSKRSLFSVEERLDMLREVTAPWPNVRIDSWHGLLVDYCQTNGIAAIVKGLRAVSDFDYELQMAQMNQRLSGVETLFMSTNPLYSFLASSLVKEVATYGGDVASLVPPKIERRLVQRVEERNAESS from the coding sequence ATGAGGCGTGCGGTGTGTCCTGGCTCCTACGATCCGGCCACCAACGGCCACCTCGACATCATCGAGCGGGCCGCCGGCCTGTTCGACGAAGTGGTCGTCGCGGTCCTGGTGAACAAGAGCAAGCGCAGCCTGTTCTCCGTCGAGGAACGGCTGGACATGCTGCGCGAGGTCACCGCTCCGTGGCCGAACGTGCGCATCGACTCCTGGCACGGCCTGCTGGTGGACTACTGCCAGACCAACGGGATCGCTGCGATCGTCAAGGGCCTGCGCGCGGTCAGCGACTTCGACTACGAGCTGCAGATGGCTCAGATGAACCAGCGCCTCTCCGGGGTCGAAACGCTGTTCATGTCGACCAACCCGCTCTACAGCTTCTTGGCGAGCTCCCTGGTCAAGGAGGTCGCCACCTACGGTGGTGACGTGGCCAGCCTGGTGCCGCCGAAGATCGAGCGGCGGCTGGTGCAGCGCGTCGAGGAACGCAACGCCGAAAGCTCCTGA
- the recG gene encoding ATP-dependent DNA helicase RecG codes for MTTSDTGLDRVLGAKTGQALESALGLSTVGDLLRHYPRRYAERGELTAIAGLELDEHVTVLAKVERVSKRTMKSRRGTIVEARITDGHRSLTCTFFNQAWRERELLPGRQGMFAGKVTAYRGSFQLAHPEYQLFDGEDAQQAGSVAEEFASALIPVYPSAHGLPSWSISRCVRQVLDTWDGADDPLPEQLRAEHRLLGLETALRKIHQPQDQSEVAAAQNRLKWDEALAVQLVLARLRESVHEHPAPSCPRREDGLLAEFDRRLPFQLTAGQTEIGTEIAADLATEQPMNRLVQGEVGSGKTVVALRGMLQVVDSGRQAAMLAPTEVLASQHARSLAELLGDLGAAGELGAAEQATKITLLTGSLPAAARKKALLEAASGEAGIVVGTHALIQDRVSFADLGLVVVDEQHRFGVEQRDALRARGGTESAPHVLVMTATPIPRTVAMTVYGDLETSALRELPSGRSPISTSVVPVAEKPAWLDRAWERVREEVAAGHQVYVVCPRIGDDEQNPPKKGKKKPRTDDGVEEPEDADAGAGSDERRPPLAVLDVAERLRQGPLAQLRIGMLHGRLAADDKDAVMRGFADGKLDVLVATTVVEVGVNVPNATVMVIMDADRFGVSQLHQLRGRVGRGSAPGLCLLVSEAMGGTSTRERLDAVASTTDGFELARLDLELRREGDVLGAAQSGRRSGLKMLSLLRDEDVIAEARTAAQGYVAADPGLAGHPGLARMVAEVVDEDRAGYLEKS; via the coding sequence ATGACCACTTCGGATACGGGGCTGGACCGGGTGCTGGGCGCGAAGACCGGGCAGGCGCTCGAATCCGCCCTCGGACTGTCCACTGTGGGCGATCTGTTGCGGCATTATCCGCGCCGCTACGCCGAACGCGGCGAACTCACCGCGATCGCCGGGCTGGAGCTCGACGAACACGTGACGGTGCTGGCGAAGGTCGAGCGGGTGTCGAAGCGGACCATGAAATCCCGCCGCGGCACCATCGTGGAAGCCCGCATCACCGACGGGCATCGCTCGCTGACCTGCACCTTCTTCAACCAGGCGTGGCGGGAGCGGGAGTTGCTGCCGGGGCGCCAGGGCATGTTCGCGGGCAAGGTCACCGCCTACCGGGGCTCGTTCCAGCTCGCCCACCCCGAGTACCAGCTCTTCGACGGGGAGGACGCGCAGCAGGCGGGCTCGGTGGCGGAGGAGTTCGCGTCCGCGCTGATCCCGGTCTACCCGTCGGCGCACGGACTTCCGTCCTGGTCGATCAGCCGCTGCGTGCGCCAGGTGCTCGACACCTGGGACGGCGCCGACGATCCGCTGCCCGAGCAGTTGCGCGCCGAGCATCGCCTGCTGGGGCTGGAAACGGCACTGCGCAAGATCCACCAGCCGCAGGATCAGAGCGAGGTCGCCGCCGCGCAGAACCGGCTCAAGTGGGACGAGGCGCTGGCGGTGCAACTGGTGCTCGCACGATTGCGCGAGTCGGTGCACGAACATCCGGCGCCGTCCTGCCCGCGCCGCGAGGACGGGTTGCTCGCGGAGTTCGACCGCAGGCTGCCGTTCCAGCTGACCGCGGGACAGACCGAGATCGGCACCGAGATCGCCGCCGACCTGGCCACCGAGCAGCCGATGAACCGGCTCGTGCAAGGAGAAGTCGGTTCCGGCAAGACCGTCGTCGCGTTGCGCGGCATGTTGCAGGTGGTGGACTCGGGACGGCAGGCCGCGATGCTGGCGCCGACCGAAGTGCTGGCCTCCCAGCACGCCCGTTCGCTGGCGGAACTGCTCGGCGACCTGGGTGCGGCAGGCGAGCTCGGTGCGGCCGAGCAGGCCACCAAGATCACCCTGCTCACCGGTTCGCTGCCCGCCGCCGCGCGCAAGAAAGCGCTGCTGGAAGCGGCTTCGGGGGAGGCCGGCATCGTCGTCGGCACCCATGCGCTGATCCAGGACCGGGTGTCGTTCGCCGACCTCGGCCTCGTCGTCGTCGACGAGCAGCACCGCTTCGGCGTGGAGCAGCGCGACGCGCTGCGGGCTCGCGGCGGGACGGAATCCGCGCCGCACGTGCTCGTGATGACGGCGACGCCGATCCCGCGGACCGTGGCGATGACCGTGTACGGCGACCTGGAGACCTCCGCGTTGCGCGAACTGCCCAGCGGGCGTTCGCCGATCAGCACCAGCGTGGTGCCGGTGGCGGAGAAGCCGGCGTGGCTGGACCGCGCGTGGGAACGCGTGCGGGAAGAGGTCGCCGCCGGGCACCAGGTGTACGTGGTGTGCCCGCGCATCGGCGACGACGAGCAGAACCCGCCGAAGAAGGGCAAGAAGAAGCCGCGGACCGACGACGGGGTGGAGGAGCCGGAGGACGCCGACGCCGGCGCGGGCTCCGACGAACGCCGCCCTCCGCTGGCGGTGCTGGACGTGGCGGAGCGGCTGCGCCAGGGTCCGCTGGCGCAGCTGCGCATCGGCATGCTGCACGGGAGGCTTGCCGCCGACGACAAGGACGCGGTGATGCGCGGCTTCGCCGACGGCAAGCTGGACGTGCTGGTGGCCACGACCGTCGTCGAGGTCGGGGTGAACGTGCCGAACGCGACCGTCATGGTGATCATGGACGCGGACCGCTTCGGGGTGAGCCAGCTGCACCAGCTGCGCGGGCGCGTCGGCCGCGGCTCGGCGCCGGGGCTGTGCCTGCTGGTGAGCGAGGCGATGGGCGGCACCTCCACTCGGGAGCGGCTGGACGCGGTGGCCTCCACGACGGACGGGTTCGAACTGGCCCGGCTCGACCTGGAGCTGCGGCGCGAAGGCGACGTGCTCGGCGCGGCCCAGTCCGGACGCCGCTCGGGGCTGAAGATGCTGTCGCTGCTGCGCGACGAGGACGTCATCGCCGAAGCGCGGACCGCGGCGCAGGGCTACGTCGCCGCAGATCCCGGGCTGGCCGGGCATCCGGGCCTGGCGCGCATGGTCGCGGAGGTCGTCGACGAGGACCGCGCGGGCTACCTGGAGAAGAGCTGA